In Lineus longissimus chromosome 5, tnLinLong1.2, whole genome shotgun sequence, the genomic stretch CGCGGCCAGCTGGAGAATTCTGTAGGATCGATGACAGGTTCATCCTTGTCTAACTTCACAGCAAGGACCTTGGCATTTCGAACATGGAATTTCTTCAGCTCGGTATCATCTCGGTTAACATTCTTCTGTGTCTCAGGCCAGGACGacggggttttcttcatgaaagATGGTCCATCGATGACTTCTTTCATACCAGTGGCGTTGACTCCTCGGGAGACGAGATCAATGGTGTTCTGCTGAGATGGTATGTAGGAAATATCATCATGTGGATCAAACTGCGGTTACCTCTCCTACCCGGCAAGCTACGTAGGAGCGGAATGACTTGGACTGCCCCCTCAACCAGCTAATTGTTGTCATGCTGTCAGTCCACATCCTCCTGTAGGCTATCTGGATACGTAGGGCATTCATCACTACCAACATCAGGCGAGACAGGAGCAGGATGGCTTGTAGTTCTTTGCGTGGTATACTGACTTGCTTCAGAGATGCTAAGCAGGCTCTTGCGCAAACGAACGTCAATTcagcttcatcatcttctttttcagaCCATCGCAACCAGATACCCATTACCATGACATCATCGGAGACGTTGCTGAAACCATGGAGTGAGACTCTCGGCAACGGTGATTTACCCTGGTACCGCTGGGGAATAAGGCAACGGTTGACCTTGATGGTGTCAAGTTCTCGCAGATCAAGTTTGACGGCTTCAATCATGCGGTAGATGTCACGCTCAGGGCTGATAGGCGTGTCCCAACCAATGTCGAATTTCCACAGCTTCTGCAGGATTATCTTCGGTCGAACCAGGACTCCGGACAGGATACCAAAGACATCGTAGTAGGAGGCTGTTTTCTTTAAGAGGTTGCGTTTCGTAGCAATGGTATCAGCATCGTTGACCTTCTTCACTTGTAGCGTATCTTCTGACAGGTTCCATTTGGTCCCTAGTACAGTCGTTGCTTCATCAGGAGGATAGGACTGTTTATCGCAGATCTCCTTCTTGTTAGACAACCAATCCCTGATAACAAATTGGCCCTTGTTCAACGCGGTGGTAAGCTTATGTTTTATCTTACCGACTTCTTCGACATCTCTCTGTGACTCTGTCAAATCATCGACATAGAAGTGCTCTTCGACTACGTGTCGAATCTCGGGATCATCGGGGGCGTTCTCTGTGGCGACATGACGTAGGGCTATGGTGGCTGCCGTCGGTGACGGCTTGTCCTCGAAGGTCACTGTTGTCAACTCGTAGACTTTGATTGGATCTTTTGGACTCTCTCTCAAGACATATCTATGGAATCAGTCATCTTCTGGGGCTACTTTCACGGCTTGGAACATCTTGGACACATCGGCGATGATGCCAACTTCATACTCTCGGTAGCGCAGGGCAACTTCAAAGAGGTTTGTGTTGAGATTCTCTCCTTTTGCAAGGTAATCGTTTAAGGCATGACCCTGATATCTCGCTTTCCCATCGTAGACGACTCGAACTGACGTTGTCTTAGAATCTTTCATGACACCAAAGTGCAGCAAGAACCACATCTTCTTCTCGTTGAGGAAGTCGTCCTCCATTTCAGTGGCTGGGACTAGACGTGCGACACCTTGTTCGACTTGATCTCTCATCTGACGACAGTAGACTTCCCACTCTCTTGCCTTTTTCTTGAATTGCGCTTCTAAGTTCAACAGGCGTTTGACGGCATACGCATAGTTGTTTGGAGGATTCTCCGATGACTTCACCCACGGTAGACCAATCtgatattttccattttcaaaccTGGTGACGCTTTTCTCCATGGATTCAGTGGCTAACTTATCTTGGTCCTCAGCACGGCATTTACATCTTCTAGGCTCGAGACCGGAACAGTCAACACCCAGGAAATCTTCAAGTTCGCCTACGGCAGACACCagagagaaattgacaacagCATTGGCTAAGGACTCGTTTGAAATTCGGCCACCTTGGACGTACCACCCCAAAGGACATCTGGCTGCAATCGGGTCGTTGGCATCATTGCTTGACATACGTTCTTCTGTGGCAAGTATGTCTGAGTTCTCAACATCAAGAAGAATGTCTATCGTTTCATTAGGAGCTTCTACTATGGAGACATTCTGAAGATGAGGGTACTTCTGAGTCTGCTGGTTAGTGATAACTGGTGCATCACAACATGGCGTTTCCATCTCGGTTCGACGTACCTCACGGACGAATGTACCATCTAGGTTTTCAAGGCTGCAGTCTACCACTTGGAGATTGCGACGGATGGTGTCTCCCCAACTCTGGTCAGAGGATAATCTTGCATGCGACAATCAGTGGACTTGGTGATGATTCCTTCCCGGACAAGCGACACTTGGCTCCCACTGTCGAGCAGAATACGGACCGATGTTTTCTTGGATCCAGGGCGTAGATAACCCATGACGGTTGGGAGGACGCTTGAAATTGTTGCATTATTCTCACTGGAAGTGGCTGAATTCAAACCGGAGGTTTGAGGCTTAAACTCATTGGCGGCTGGATTTATGTCTTTCTGACCGAGTTTTGTCTCAAAGTGCCTGTAACCATCGTAACCATAGACTCTAGGGCAGATTGAGGCGAAGTGGGTATCCACACCACAGGTAGAGACTTGGCATGGTGCGTAGAattggcatctctgatgatCAAATGGATATATCCCAGCGATAGAGTTGTTGTGACCAGCGGTGGCATATCCAATTGGCATTCATAACGTTGAACTTCTCGGACTGTGGCAGTAAACGAAACTTATGACACCCTTTAATGAAGTGGCTTGAGTTCTGTGGGTGGAGTGGACACTTCGGTGGAGTTGGCGTATTGTTGTTTTCTTTAGGTGTACTACTAGTACTCTGATGCTGGTTCTCAGCGTTCCTCACATAAGGCTGTGTCTGGTTAGCATGATGACTCGGATGGCCAGTCCCAGGGGACATCGCAGAATGACTTGCAAGACCATGTGCTTTGGATTGGTGTGACTGTTGATCAGGACTGACCGGACTTGCTTTGGCTTTTTGGAGCAGCACTAATAGCGAATGTAACCATTTTATGAGACCAGGCATGGAGTCGGTGGCTTTCCCATCTTCAACGCATTGTAGGAATTGGATGTGGTGTTCTTCTGGTAGTTTACGTCTGACTAAGGTTAGTAACATCCTACCATTGAGATCGTGCTTCATGCGTAACCCTTCGACTTCGGTAGTGAAGTTCTGGAGACCTTCGACAAATCTTTCCATGGCCTTGAGGTCGACTTTTCCCCGATTTTCCAGACAATTCGTACGGGTTCATGCATTCAAGGTCATTGATCAACAGCTCCGAGAGTCTATCTTTGTCCCCATAGGCTTCCATCCATGATTCTCCAGGCATCGGATAACTTCGTGCAGGccttgattttcttctttttatctcgTCTCTCCATTGACTGTACCAACTGATACAAAATCTCAGTTTCAGGTCAACTTTTCCGATTTTCCAGACAATTCGTACGGGTTCATGCATTCAAGGTCATTGATCAACAGCTCCGAGAGTCTATCTTTGTCCCGATAGGCTTCATCCATGATTCTCCAGGCATCGGATAACTTCGTGCAGGccttgattttcttcttttcatttcGTCTCTCCATTGACTGTACCAACTGATACAAAATCTCAGTTTTAGTAAGGTGACGCGAAAAGAGTTCGAATAATTCTTTAAAGCGTTTGTAGTCTTGCATGTCGCCAGAAAATGTTGGGAACTTAAGCTTCTCCATGCAACTACGGGCTGTTGCTGCGGCTTTACTGACAGTCGGATCTGGTCCAGCAGGTTTTGGCTCTGGTGGACGACATTCCTCGGCTTTCTTGATCAATTGGTGAACGGTTGGATTCATCGATCATCTGACTGACATAGTTCTCTTCTGTTTCAGCGATCTTCTCCTCGGCAGCTTCGATTGCCGCATCATCCATTCCACTAGTATTAAGCTCTTTACACTTGAATCTAATGACATAATCATTATCTATTTGGACCAGGTCTAACTGATGATGTAGTTCATCGGCTAATTTCGAAAACTCATGATGAGGAATCCCATCACTGGAATCTAAGGGTGATTTAGCTTGCTTCAGCAGGCTGTTAACTTTCCTTTTCTTGATTGCCCTCAAAGACTTGGCCTCCTTGGCGGTTTCAGGTACGGCAGACATCCTCGGAGTGACGTTTCACAGGTCTGAGTTCATAATCAAATCAGGTATTAATTATCGATAATCAACGTTGAAATGCAGTAAAGTCCTATTTCTTGTCTCTAAACAGCTGATCCGTACGGAGGCGCCATCTGTGAACAGATGAACGAACTAACGATGGAAAATTCGAGCGTGGATTCCTGTAGCTTCCTTTGACAAATAAACATAAATGGGGCTCACAGGAGTATCGTAGATTACGTATAGAGGACTGTCCTATCGTTTGAAATCACATAATAGCAGGTGCAGTTCCTAGAAAGTTCATGTAGGGACGGAAGGTCTACATGTTCATGTGTTTTCGAGCGATGTGAGCGGCATGCATTGCAGTGCTGATGACCCGGGGCTTGTTGTTTACGTTCGCTTTCCGTCAGTATTTTGGCGTTATTTCATCGATTGACGTGGGGTTACTCACTTGGTTAATTGAAAAAACTGTTGCggatgcacattgacaaatccTTACTTCATAGAAATCGAAGACAATATGTAAATTTCGATTAATGAGCAATTTAATTATTTTTCAATTGTGCTTGAATCCCACATCATTCCGGGTGCGTATAAAACAGAAACTCGTGCACGCGACACAAACAGCGGAATATCTAAAAGGCGGACCGGAAATCTGCGGCACATCGTGACATCAACTAATAATAGAAAATAAAGATAAGACTACGAATAAGAATGaatggtggtgggggggggggggcgtctgcttaaaggtcatatatcaaggttttttgccattttctgctgtaagacgatttcaaaagtgtacctaacactttatacaatacagaaaaccaaatgcaattagctccatccattttgaagatatagccaattatgtgtttgacaacttgattacctgatcaggctagcaactggcttgttagagccaggcggcgggttcagcaaaagttgtgatgtagatcaggtcatctgtacatgtcatgcaatcataaaagcaggagggccttaattaattatgcacacctggaagtaatgtgtttcattcactatggtgtattgtgtggctccgaattgtgtcaaggctagcacaaagaacaatcgaatgacggatgggacccattttcatgaatttccaaagcctgttgaacgagagaggaggaagctgtggattcggaagtgcaaacgtttggagtgttggaagcctgggccttcggccaaactttgcagtgatcactttatcgatacggattatcacatgaagccggatatctgcatccaactgaatattaaatgccacttgttaaaaacagctgttccaaccatgtcaattgcatttaatgcccgaggctgctgaggtcggttgttatacataatgtgtaggccccattggggcctgtgataccgcatagtgtcttcttgtgttccagccatagcaaggtgacagcgacacaggtcagtgtcattgacagccactgtcaatgacagattattgtcatctgacatctaggcctatctaacgttgcacggcataatatcgtcacgtcaagatgattgtgcataataccgtcacttttcaatagtagttcagcgtcatgacataactggcgatacaacactgacgaggcgaaacaatattgtgcaacattagtctgttcaaaaatcatacatgttatgcatctgcaaccgtctatcaatgtcttctttgctatatcggcaggtctgccatgcaaattgattaaccacaaattctaatcactttcatccgaatgatcactctcattatgatctagtgatattaatggctcgaacatgtacagctcaacgtttaaatatccttctgtatcgaccaaaacatcctcaaattcactgctctcacactctgaactgtatgcggaagccatcttgctttgttcagactgacctgatctacgtcatcaaaaaatccctagcggccacatgtggaactaatctaaagttgtgtgtggtgggaaattcaaatagtttaaaattgaaaattgaaataactaaataatgactttattattagaatttttttaatgtctgggatcttgtttttttaaccctcaacatatttcatgagtatcaagcatgttttcaaaccttgatatatggcctttaaagacTTTGACCAGGGCCTATGACATCTGGGCAGGTAAGTAGCAGGCCTAGATCTAAGGGGTAAAATAAGGGAGGGCCCTCCCCCTCGGTAACTTTCCTGGCGCCTCTCGCTGCCATTGACCATGACTACGCCTACGGCATAGGGCCAACCCCCTTTCCAACCATGCTTGTATGCATGCAAATGTCGCATGGATGTATTgtattgtggggggggggggggttgtacaTGCATGCTATGAGTGTATGTATTGTAGTGTAGCCCCAGGTCTACAAGCTAGCCCTGcaagccatctagccctagcggtgacaaCGATGGCTGCCACGGTATCGTacaagctccccagaggtgagctaaaaatgctgtGGTGTCAGAAGCTCTCCACAGCAATTTTGTCTTCAACTAGAgcaatttatttttttcacttttatgAATATGTCTTGGTTATTCCTGCTAATGCATCGTTGACATtacaaaatgcatgaaatgacaGTTCTAGTACACATGCTGCAGGTTGCCTGCCTGCCGAAGGTTTGCGACTACagcgatcttgattggttgtttGAGACttggaaacataagcctaactatgattggCTGAATGATTCGGTACCTTCCGCCAAAAACCTTCGGAatgcataccataatactaacaaCCTCAAACCTgcgtgccaaatttgtgtagatCCTCATGGATAGATACGATGTATTTCATTACTGGAGTCAGGTTCACCtagaattccagtttgtgtttggtctgctatcagctgatcgGGTGTAAATATTTCAAGAACAGTTGAATCTCCGACAGGAAGGTAAATAAATAAAGGAAGTGAACACAATTTTACGACTGCAAAAGTGTGCCCTGGTTTATTGGTACCATCTGTGGTAAATTAGTTGATTACGGCAGCAAATGCCACGAGTGCCGTCGTATATTGCTAGCCCGGATagtatatatatttcaaatcaAAGCCGGTATGGcatgtgatgaatccttgcttggagtatctgccataaaaatattattgaaaacaattcactaataaacgagataatatgtaaagtcacagACTTAGTGCACCCCCTTTATGTCGGGGGTGctccccgaacccccctacgagcatatgttaagtgcaagctctaataactacagctgttacaatgggggggacaccccccaaacccccctccgtcgacataggttttaaccagtgcgtttgggggggggggggcgatggatgtcatctgtacttgtgatagttgtgcaaataaagaatttgaatttgaatttgatattatccagtgcaatgggggaagccccccaaaccccccattgCCATTGGACAGTCAATTAACCCTTCCGTGTACCCACacactgggtgattttgagcctATAGGCATGCCAttatgacatcaaaataaattggtttaaattgtctttggacttggttgtgactgccaagtcaagtgccagtgccacaaaatgccaaaaataattaTTGCGAAAGGCCGTGTTATGGAAAAAGTATGTATGTTCTGAATGGTAATAATGATCAATTGAATTGGTTTACTGCTGTTAAAATTACTAAATATTGCAAGAAATTCGGGAAATTTGAAAGGAAGAATCGAAATCGTGTCTTCATTCGTGTCCGGACGCCACTGAAGCAGACggccgaaagtagtttgttctctgtaagctagggtgcagaatctaGATGGTGTATATTGAGAGTTCGGCCAATTTGCCAACTGAGACTTGTTTCATGAATCTGCGCGAGTTTTGATCGAATTCCGCAAATAAACAGCATTGTATTGTTGATTAAGTGTGATttcgagaaaacactgaagaaacacgTCTTGGCAACAGTTACCAGGTGAGCGCGTGCGTGTGTGGAATATACTACATGTTTTGTGACCTCAGTAAGAAACAAAATGTCGGCATTTTTGTGAGTAATGCGTGATTTAGGCGGCAGTTTTTCTGAttagaatacaaataaatgtttcctgatttttttaggcatgtgtctgggggaaaggccccccgaacccccctaaaattgaaatgaattcttgaaaattgaaaatcagccaatgggGCGCAACCTACCGATGCGCTGGAGCGACGCACAGACACATGAAACTACCCCGCATATTTATCAGCGCCATTTTAGACcaaaaatttttgtttcaagctatACAGAGAATTTCTGATCGAAATGCACTTATTCCTTCACGCATGTATAGCTTACGCACCCCTACCTAAAGGGGGGTGTATTACACTTTATACCTTTTTAGTTTTTGCCGCCGGGtggccaaaatgaaaataagatcAAGCCGAATTTCAGCGTCATAGGGGAAaaagtgtaccaagtttcaagctccgAGCTTaatggtaaagaaacgtgccatagttacactcaaacggccaatttatgccaattgtatgacctctttgaccttgaaaagtaggtcaaatcaaaaacctgcagGCGGCATTGGGTATGTAGTGTATCCTTGctttgagtacctaccataaaaatatcatcgaaaaactAGAGCAATGGCCATCGCAAATTTTGAAATGCAGTAATATTGAGTTGGATAATAAAGGTGTTTGATGTTGAGAATGTACACCGGTATGTGGTGATGAAAGGAAGCATCGCTATATTGTACAAAGCTAATAATAACAGTGTATTGTACAATGATGATGCTAagaatgaaacagccaggggccattgtgctcacataAAGATATTTGGTTAAAAAACGTGGTGCAGTATAATAGCAAATGGAGATTTTAAGCCATTTAACCTCTGTGGCCcagaaaagtaagtcaaatgaATGCTATCAGGTTGGTGGCAATCGGCAAATGGACAagcaataatcacatttttaaggtttttcaaTTTGGcaccctagtggccaagtcgtGAATTAGATCAAACCAAGTCcatgagatcacctgactatatAGGGTACAAGTGTACCAAATGTGAGACCAATGATCGCTGCCgttaagaaacatgccctaGTGAAAGCCTCGcaaccaatttacaccatttgacatctgtgaccttgaaaactatgTCAAAAGAAAAAtctgtatgacatgtgatgtatccttgcttgaagAACCCACCAGAagtatatcatcaaaaacaagtcaataataagccagatattgcactttttacattttcagggGTGGGGGGGGTGCCCACACAAGAATAAGATCGACCAATATCCGGTGTCAGAGGGAACATGACCTAGGGGGTTGTGTGtagcaagtttaaagttcatagctttagcggttaggaAACATGCCATAATTACACTGTAATGCTGCAGTCAATCAGAACACTGAAATCCTGAGGCAAAACATTTTTGAATCCTAACCCTCCCAAATCTTTCTGAGCATCGAATTGGTGTCGAATgcaacgaatcactaataatcgagatatcacacttttgttTGTGCCCACATATCACCCCTGGTGGCAAGAGATGGAGTTGGATCGAAATTTCAAGGGTGTTGTGCACATTTGGGGAGGAGTACCAAACATGTACCAAAGTTTCAAGTTGCTATGTTGAACGGTTTAGGGGGAGATATC encodes the following:
- the LOC135488570 gene encoding uncharacterized protein LOC135488570 gives rise to the protein METPCCDAPVITNQQTQKYPHLQNVSIVEAPNETIDILLDVENSDILATEERMSSNDANDPIAARCPLGWYVQGGRISNESLANAVVNFSLVSAVGELEDFLGVDCSGLEPRRCKCRAEDQDKLATESMEKSVTRFENGKYQIGLPWVKSSENPPNNYAYAVKRLLNLEAQFKKKAREWEVYCRQMRDQVEQGVARLVPATEMEDDFLNEKKMWFLLHFGVMKDSKTTSVRVVYDGKARYQGHALNDYLAKGENLNTNLFEVALRYREYVLRESPKDPIKVYELTTVTFEDKPSPTAATIALRHVATENAPDDPEIRHVVEEHFYVDDLTESQRDVEEVGKIKHKLTTALNKGQFVIRDWLSNKKEICDKQSYPPDEATTVLGTKWNLSEDTLQVKKVNDADTIATKRNLLKKTASYYDVFGILSGVLVRPKIILQKLWKFDIGWDTPISPERDIYRMIEAVKLDLRELDTIKVNRCLIPQRYQGKSPLPRVSLHGFSNVSDDVMVMGIWLRWSEKEDDEAELTFVCARACLASLKQVSIPRKELQAILLLSRLMLQNTIDLVSRGVNATGMKEVIDGPSFMKKTPSSWPETQKNVNRDDTELKKFHVRNAKVLAVKLDKDEPVIDPTEFSSWPRACWWSLHV